A stretch of DNA from Nitrospira sp. KM1:
AGACGCTCTCCACAGGCGGTGCAGTCTGATGGCAGAACAAAGCGTATCGTGCGGAGGCCCCACTCCTTCAATCGATTGATGACCAGTTCAGACGAGAGACGCGTTGTAATGGAAGACATGCAGTCGTTGCTCCAGCAATAGGTCTTCTATGAAAATTGTCCCTGCCTGTCAAGGTTGTTGCATCATAAATGGTTGTGTTATACGAAGAACATCGATCAAATCAGGAAGGCGAACTTGCGGATGGTCAGGCTCGACGGGGTATCAAAACTGTATCAGTTGGGCTCCCGCTCCGTGACGGGTCTCGATGCCGTCTCATTGCACGTGGCGAAAGGTGCGTTTTGCGCATTTGTCGGTCCCAGCGGCTGCGGCAAGAGCACGTTGCTAAACCTGGTTGCCGGGTTGGATCGTCCCTCTAGCGGCGAGATTCTCCTGGATGGCCGCTCCACGACCCGTTTCACATCCGATGACTGGACAACAGCCAGACGGGAGGTCATCGGCATCGTCTTCCAGGCGTTTCATCTGATAGCGGGCCTAACGGCCGAAGAGAACGTCGCGTTCCCACTCTTGTTGCAAGGGCAGAACAGTGCAGCCGTGATGAAACGGGTGAGCGAGGTACTCGAATTGGTTGGCATGACTCATCGGCGTCGTCATCGGCCAGGTGAACTCTCCGGAGGAGAACAGCAACGCGTGGCCATCGCAAGAGCGATCGTGCATAAGCCAAAAATCCTGTTGGCCGACGAGCCGACGGGCAATCTCGATTCGCAGCATGGGACCGAGATCATCGCCCTGCTGCGGACGCTGGCTCAGCGGTTTTCTCAAACCGTTCTGCTGGTCACGCACAGTTCGACGGCGGCAGAGGCAGCCGATTACACCTGGACGATGAAAGACGGCCGGCTTGTCGACCGTGTCATCCCGACGAGATTGGCGGTAGGTGTGTAATGGAATTGTCGGTTGACATTGCGGGTGTCAAGTTCCCGGGGCTTTTCATGAATGCCTCGGGAGCGCGGTGTGTGACACGCGAGGAGTTGCTGGCTCTCGGCGCTTCTCGATCCGGTGCGATTGTCACGAAGTCCATGACGGTCGATCGTCGGGAAGGCAATCCGTCGCCGCGATACTATGGATTTCCCGGCGGCTCGATCAATTCGATGGGGCTGCCGAACCTTGGCTACAAAGCCTATGCCGATCTCATCCCGGAATTGAAAAGGTTCGGGAAGCCGGTCGTTGCTAGCGTGGCGGGACTGTGTGAAGACGATTTCCCGACGATTGCGGAACTCATCAACGCGGCCAATCCGGACTTGATCGAGGTCAATCTTTCCTGTCCCAATATTCCGGGCAAGCCTCAAATCGGTTACGATCCCGACGCGTCCGAACGTCTCATGAAGCGGGTACGGAAAATCGTTACGGTCCCGATGGGGGTGAAGCTGCCGCCTTATTTCGATCCCGCCCACCACAAAATCATGGGTGATGTCATTGGCCGGTGCGGAGTGGATTTTCTCAATCTCATCAATTCGGTCGGGAACGGGCTGGTGGTCAATCCCGAGACGGAGACTGCGGTGATCAAGCCAAAGGGCGGTTTCGGGGGACTTGGAGGGAGCATCATCAAGCCGGTGGCGCTGGCCAATGTGCGCGCATTCTGGAGGCATTTCACTGGACGCATGCCAATCATCGGGACGGGTGGTGTGATGAGCGGCACGGATGCGTTTGAACATCTTCTGTGCGGGGCTTCGGCGGTGCAGGTCGGCACCGCGCTTGTCGAAGAAGGACTGGACGTATTTACTCGCCTGGAGTCAGAACTTGCGATATGCATGCGCCAGAAGGGATATCGAACTGTAGCGGATTGCCGAGGACGGCTCAAAGAACTGTAAGCTCGCGCGTCGTAGGATCGGACTGCGGCAATCAGCGCCGCCACAGGGGAATGTCCTATAGGCTCCGTTTCTCGACGCGTTCAATTAGGATGATCGGCGATTTCGGGAAACGTCGGGTGCCCCGAGTAGACGAGAAGACTTATTTCCCGAATGATTTGGCGAGCAGCCCGAGTTGGAGGGCTCGTCTCAGCAGTTGAGCTACGTTCCGAACATTCAAGCGGCGCATCAGATTAAACCGATGCACTTCGACGGTGCGCACGCTGATCTCCAGCATCGACGCGATTTCGCGATTGGTATGACCGACCGACACCAGTCGTAAAATGTCCCGCTGACGTGGTGTCAGAAGATCGAGTTCCACCGGTTCGGCTGAGGATTCAACCTTTCGACGTAGCGCACTCTTCATATCTCACCTTGCATCTCGTGAATGACTGAAGCGAGTCTAACAAAGGTGGGTAACCCTGTAAACGAAACGACTGATTCCTGCACGACGCCGCGTCTTGTCGGCTCCAGTGCCGACGGCGTGCGCTGTCGTAGCGGGAATGGTTATTCTTTTCCGTGAGAAAGAAGGGTTGCAGGAGGTGAGACTGCTCTCGCCGCATCTTCAGGTGCTCATCCGGGCGCATGTTCGGGAACGACCGGTGCGTGTTCTGCTGAGCGTGGTTGGTGTGGCTCTGGGCGTTCTCGCTTCCACGGCCATTGGTACGGCGAATGTCGAAGTCCTTCGCTCGTTCGAACGATCCGTGGCAGCGGTGGCCGGTCCTGCCGCATTGGAAATTGTCGGCCACGACCTGGGGATAGATGAAAAAGAGATTACGCGCATTCGCCGCAGCGGGGGAGTGGTCGCGGCTTCTCCACTGGTTGAAGAGAGCGTTGTTGTCCTGTCGGGTGATCATCGCGGCGAGGTCCTTCAAGTGTTCGGCCTTGACCTCTTGAGCGAGGCTGGTGGCGGACGACTGCAGGTCGATGAGGACAGCCGAGAGCAGGTGATCGACGATCTGATGGCCCCGGACACGGTCTATGTCGGCCGCTCGCTCGCTCATGCCTGGAATCTGCAGGTCGGGAGCATCCTGGAAGCCGGAGCGGGAACACAGAACCTCCGTCTTCGCGTCGCGGGTTTAATTCACGGGAAAGAAGGCAGGGAGTCGCTGTGGGACCGGGTGGCGGTGATGGATATTGCCGTTGCGCAGTTGGCATTCGACTCGATCGGCCGGATCGACCGCATCGATCTTGTCGTCGAGCCCGACCATCCAATCGACGATGTGGCGGCGACGATTCGTTCTACGTTGCCTCCGCATCTCATTGTTCAGCGGCCGTCACAGCGGACTGCGCAAGTCGAGAACATGATCCGTTCGTTTCAGCTCAATCTGACCGTCTTGAGCTGGGTCGGGCTCCTCGTCGGTACGTTCCTGATCTACAATACGATGGCGTTCGCTGTCACCCAACGGCGGAAAGAGATCGGGATCTATCGCGCGCTCGGCATGACGCAGCGGCGTGTGTCCATGCTGTTTATCATTGAGGGAGGATTACTTGGCCTCCTCGGAGGCATGCTTGGAGGCATCGGGGGCGTCTGGTTGTCTCAAACGTTGATCTCGCTCGTCAGTCGCACCATTACCGATCTGTATGTTCCGCTGGAGTCGGTGACGACGACGCAATGGCTGGACGTTCGCAGCCTGTTGACTGTGATCAATGGCATGGGCTTCGGCGCGGTGGTGGCCATGCTGGGCGCATTGGCTCCCAGCATTGAGGCCGGACGAACCGTGGCGGCCAGGGCGCTGGCGCCGGGAGATTATGAACAGACACAGCAACTGCGAAGCCGTATGTTCGTGGCGGTCGGTCTTATCCTCTTCGTGCTTTCCGGTTTGTGCTCGTTCATGGGGCCGGTGGGTGGACTGCCGCTGTTTGGGTATCTCGCTACACTGTGTCTCCTCGCAGCGTTCGCGTCATTCTCGCCCCTTTGCATCCAGGCCTTGGGACGTCGGACAGCCCTACGTGATGGCGCTTCGACGAATGGGGATGTGAAACTTAGGGTTATTGCAACTGAGCATGCGGCGCGTCACCCGGGCCGCAACGCGGTGACGGTTTCCGCTCTGATGGTCGGTCTTGCCATTATGATTGGCGTCGTGGTGATGGTGCGGAGCTTTCGTGAAACCGTCGAAGTATGGGTGAACGAGACCGTCATGGCTGATTTGATTGTCGCGCCGCCGTCCTGGTTGCAGGGCAAACAGATCGGCCACGCGTCGCGGGCTCTTCCCATTTCATGGCTGCCGGTGTTGTCAGGACTGGAAGGCGTCGACGCCGTCGATACGTATCGCGACGTGCAGGTCATGGCACAGGGACAGTCCGCGATGCTGGTGTCCAGAGACCTTCGGCTTCATGCGCGTCGGAGTCGCTATTTGCTTCTTCAAGGCGATTCGAGCGCCGCGCTGAACCGCGCGGCCGAAACCGGCGGGGTGCTGGTTTCGGAAGTGTTGGCCAACCGGTTGAGGCTCAAGACGGGCGAGAATATTACGATCACGACTCCTCGTGGACCGAAGATCGTGCCGATAGAAGGCGTCTTCTACGACTATGCGACGGATGGCGGGAAAATGGTCATGGATAGGAGCTTGTACCGGCAGCTCTGGGAAGACGACCTTGTCACGGTATTTGCGGTGTATCTGGCGTCTGATGCAGCCGGCGAATCCGTTCGACGCACCATCGTGCGTACGTTTGCGGACATGAAAGGAGCGGTCGCGCCCCCAATCGTCATCAAAAACAAGGAGCTGCGACAAGAGATTCTGGAGATTTTCGATCGAACCTTCTTGCTTACGTACGTGCTGGAGTTGATCGCCGTGCTGGTCGCGGTCCTGGGAATTGTCAACACGCTGGTGACATCGGTTCTCGAGCGGCGGCGTGAGCTTGCGACGCTGCAGGCGATCGGCGCCAGTACGAAACAGGTGGAGCGTCTGGTTCTCTGGGAGGCCGTCTATCTCGGTTTGATCGGAGCTGGGCTTGGGGTAGGAGGTGGCCTAGCCATGGCCTGGATCCTGATCGCGGTCATTAATAAACAGTCCTTCGGCTGGACGATCCACATGACCGTTCCGGTGGGACTGCTTGTGCAAGCGGTTACGTTGGCGGTATCCGCGGCCTGGATTGCCGGTTATTTTCCCGCACGGTGGGCGGCGAGGCAGTCGCTGGTCGACGGCTTACGAGACGAATAACTGGAGTGTGAGTCTCAGCTATGAAGGTGGTATCTCCGCAGCTTCAAACAGATCCGATGACGGAAGGTTTATAAATGACCTGAGGCGGCGCCTGCTTCAGCACGCGACGGGTTGTCGATAATCGACTTCGATGCTGAACCCCAGATCCTCGATCATGCCCCAGACTTCCGGTGCAGGAGTGCCGGGAGTCGTCAGATACCCGTTCACGAAGACGGAGTCGGCCGGATAGAGAGCGAGCGGCTGCAG
This window harbors:
- a CDS encoding ABC transporter ATP-binding protein, producing the protein MVRLDGVSKLYQLGSRSVTGLDAVSLHVAKGAFCAFVGPSGCGKSTLLNLVAGLDRPSSGEILLDGRSTTRFTSDDWTTARREVIGIVFQAFHLIAGLTAEENVAFPLLLQGQNSAAVMKRVSEVLELVGMTHRRRHRPGELSGGEQQRVAIARAIVHKPKILLADEPTGNLDSQHGTEIIALLRTLAQRFSQTVLLVTHSSTAAEAADYTWTMKDGRLVDRVIPTRLAVGV
- a CDS encoding dihydroorotate oxidase — translated: MELSVDIAGVKFPGLFMNASGARCVTREELLALGASRSGAIVTKSMTVDRREGNPSPRYYGFPGGSINSMGLPNLGYKAYADLIPELKRFGKPVVASVAGLCEDDFPTIAELINAANPDLIEVNLSCPNIPGKPQIGYDPDASERLMKRVRKIVTVPMGVKLPPYFDPAHHKIMGDVIGRCGVDFLNLINSVGNGLVVNPETETAVIKPKGGFGGLGGSIIKPVALANVRAFWRHFTGRMPIIGTGGVMSGTDAFEHLLCGASAVQVGTALVEEGLDVFTRLESELAICMRQKGYRTVADCRGRLKEL
- a CDS encoding LuxR C-terminal-related transcriptional regulator, which translates into the protein MKSALRRKVESSAEPVELDLLTPRQRDILRLVSVGHTNREIASMLEISVRTVEVHRFNLMRRLNVRNVAQLLRRALQLGLLAKSFGK
- a CDS encoding FtsX-like permease family protein — encoded protein: MVILFREKEGLQEVRLLSPHLQVLIRAHVRERPVRVLLSVVGVALGVLASTAIGTANVEVLRSFERSVAAVAGPAALEIVGHDLGIDEKEITRIRRSGGVVAASPLVEESVVVLSGDHRGEVLQVFGLDLLSEAGGGRLQVDEDSREQVIDDLMAPDTVYVGRSLAHAWNLQVGSILEAGAGTQNLRLRVAGLIHGKEGRESLWDRVAVMDIAVAQLAFDSIGRIDRIDLVVEPDHPIDDVAATIRSTLPPHLIVQRPSQRTAQVENMIRSFQLNLTVLSWVGLLVGTFLIYNTMAFAVTQRRKEIGIYRALGMTQRRVSMLFIIEGGLLGLLGGMLGGIGGVWLSQTLISLVSRTITDLYVPLESVTTTQWLDVRSLLTVINGMGFGAVVAMLGALAPSIEAGRTVAARALAPGDYEQTQQLRSRMFVAVGLILFVLSGLCSFMGPVGGLPLFGYLATLCLLAAFASFSPLCIQALGRRTALRDGASTNGDVKLRVIATEHAARHPGRNAVTVSALMVGLAIMIGVVVMVRSFRETVEVWVNETVMADLIVAPPSWLQGKQIGHASRALPISWLPVLSGLEGVDAVDTYRDVQVMAQGQSAMLVSRDLRLHARRSRYLLLQGDSSAALNRAAETGGVLVSEVLANRLRLKTGENITITTPRGPKIVPIEGVFYDYATDGGKMVMDRSLYRQLWEDDLVTVFAVYLASDAAGESVRRTIVRTFADMKGAVAPPIVIKNKELRQEILEIFDRTFLLTYVLELIAVLVAVLGIVNTLVTSVLERRRELATLQAIGASTKQVERLVLWEAVYLGLIGAGLGVGGGLAMAWILIAVINKQSFGWTIHMTVPVGLLVQAVTLAVSAAWIAGYFPARWAARQSLVDGLRDE